A window from Citrus sinensis cultivar Valencia sweet orange chromosome 3, DVS_A1.0, whole genome shotgun sequence encodes these proteins:
- the LOC127900963 gene encoding uncharacterized protein LOC127900963: protein MNVMASGDLHFQVKDNGYYPARRFIVDLMSRSCDCGYWELAGILYTHVMAAISHARHMAAEYLPKYFTKEAYLNTYVVMFKPILDKVTWDPCARPKLSPPEITKKIGRPKKSRKRAATKPKKKKRSFYICCSFCGGMNHNVRKYTLRPLVARKLRAQNQELVGREKVLMQQVLRGGPKNGCRWFIKELYC, encoded by the exons ATGAATGTAATGGCTTCTGGGGATCTGCACTTTCAA gttaaaGACAATGGTTATTATCCAGCAAGGAGGTTTATTGTTGATCTCATGAGCAGGTCCTGTGATTGTGGTTATTGGGAGCTAGCTGGAATCCTCTATACTCATGTTATGGCTGCAATTAGTCATGCGAGACACATGGCAGCAGAGTATCTACCAAAGTACTTCACCAAAGAGGCGTACTTGAACACATATGTAGTGATGTTCAAGCCAATTCTTGACAAGGTTACATGGGACCCTTGTGCTAGGCCCAAGCTCTCTCCACCTGAGATTACCAAGAAGATTGGAAGACCAAAAAAGTCAAGGAAAAGAGCAGCCActaagccaaaaaaaaaaaaaagatcattttataTCTGTTGTTCCTTTTGTGGTGGAATGAACCACAATGTTAGGAAATACACATTAAGGCCATTGGTagcaagaaaattaagagcCCAAAATCAG gaGTTAGTGGGCCGAGAGAAAGTTCTAATGCAGCAAGTACTTCGAGGAGGACCAAAAAATG gctGTAGGTGGTTCATAAAAGAGCTTTATTGCTAA